One region of Acropora muricata isolate sample 2 chromosome 13, ASM3666990v1, whole genome shotgun sequence genomic DNA includes:
- the LOC136896992 gene encoding volume-regulated anion channel subunit LRRC8A-like — translation MYSTNWGRSREEKAVHATLNQGDLIRARDIKYSLKNMDLEKPKFDTAKMLTTWWDLVDHYVLAVMLAVSVASVTLQTTQDRLICIPAVKCSNFARNDPVVHKLSELRNVSNICNRSPSYVVLTTMLDRRQYDYVDNECYKKIHWFSAYYSLVFLAEAVILLAISSFWRKCPDSANALAHCEQKLSESMMKELTDEEQPVEEEQERKIISKKYVKKMSFFLQAYSDKITIFSLSSVTGQYRLRGVVGLILTIAMLILNAVQYSLSTEWTQCHLDGHRFFQCTRSMATYFHILSVLVFVFLSLHLVFAFVSFVWSVTGQRRGPKYCFSQSDPDQSTVHGDAAFLLHLLLNSNYGIVRK, via the exons ATGTATTCCACGAACTGGGGAAGGTCACGAGAGGAGAAAGCTGTACATGCTACTTTGA ATCAAGGAGATTTAATTCGAGCTAGAGATATCAAATACAGTCTAAAAAACATGGATTTGGAAAAGCCAAAGTTTGATACTGCGAAAATGCTGACAACCTGGTGGGATCTCGTCGATCATTACGTCCTGGCGGTTATGCTTGCAGTTTCGGTGGCATCGGTTACCTTACAAACCACCCAAGATCGTCTGATATGCATTCCCGCTGTTAAATGCTCAAACTTCGCAAGGAATGACCCAGTTGTGCACAAGTTGAGTGAATTAAGAAATGTGTCCAACATTTGCAATCGATCTCCATCCTATGTAGTCCTGACAACGATGCTTGACCGAAGGCAGTACGATTacgttgacaatgaatgctaCAAAAAGATACATTGGTTTTCAGCGTATTATTCGTTAGTTTTCCTTGCCGAGGCTGTAATTTTGCTGGCCATTTCTAGTTTCTGGCGAAAGTGCCCAGACAGTGCAAATGCTCTAGCTCATTGTGAACAAAAGCTTTCGGAATCCATGATGAAGGAATTGACAGACGAAGAACAACCAGttgaagaagaacaagaaagaaaaataataagtaaaaaatatgtaaaaaaaatgtcttttttcttaCAGGCCTACAGCGATAAGATTACGATATTCAGTCTCAGTTCCGTGACAGGGCAGTATAGATTGCGAGGTGTGGTGGGTTTAATTCTTACAATTGCGATGTTAATTTTAAATGCAGTCCAATATTCCCTCAGTACTGAGTGGACTCAGTGTCATCTAGACGGGCACAGGTTTTTCCAATGCACCCGTTCCATGGCAACGTACTTTCATATACTGTcagttttagtttttgttttcctttctttgcacttggtttttgcttttgtttccttCGTGTGGTCTGTTACTGGTCAACGGCGTGGgccaaaatattgtttttctcaGTCTGATCCGGACCAAAGTACAGTTCATGGAGATGCGGCGTTTTTGCTTCATCTTTTACTCAATTCGAATTATGGTATCGTAAGaaaatag